The genomic interval ACGAATGgaaattaatattgcatttgtaAAATTTAGTTTGTCCTTATTGGTTTCTGTGGCCATGTAAGGAGTCGTAAGCGTGACGGGGATAGCTGAGGCCTGTGACGCAGCCATTCAGTTCGCTTTCTCACACCTGTTATCTCCACTCCTATTAGAGAGGCACCCAGCTAATCCCACGGTATCCTGCAGTTTAACTTTGAACCTTTCTGGCCGTAATCCCAGATCTATTAAaactgttcttgtttgtgtgcataagCAATGGGCTCGTGTTATGTAAAAGCAATCGGGTCTTTTGCCACTGGGCTGAGACTGATGGTGCGTCTCTGTGATcctcgggtgggggggggggggggatgttgttATAAATGCTGAGGTatcagagacagactgagagccTGGGTTAAGACGCAGCTAACTTGCTTTAACTCCCGCTGTCCTGACATGTCTGACCTCTTTGTCCTCCTGTTGGCCGTTGGGGTGCGGTGCGGTGCTCTGGGGTGGGCCCGGGTACGTACCTCTGGCTCCCGGTGGATCTCGGGGTCCATCTGGGGGCTGAGGTAGGGGAAGACAAGTACGCGATCCCCGCGCCTGAGGCCGTACTCCCGGCCGTCCGCCAGGCGCAGAGTCTTGGCCTGCAGAACCTCTCTGTTGATGGTGACTGCGGCGGTGAGCCTTAGCATCTCACTCAGGGCGCTGTCTATGAAGCGGACAACAGCATGCTATCAGGTCTCATGCCAGAACACTTATTTATTACACTGTTTtcagggggaagaggagagtCGCAGGGAACAAACAAGTCTAAGGCAGTGATACAGTCCTGCAGGcccacagtgtctgcagctTTTTGTGGGTTCCTTTCTATCAACAGCCAATTCAGCCCTCGGAAACAGCTTATTGTCACTGTGATCTTCTTTACATAGTACACTCATACAAAAAAAGTACTCAACAACTTCTATTTAGCATGATGTTTAGGAATGAGCTTTGCTCATTATTTTCTACAAACAATAAAGTTCATCTTTCAGGCCTGAGCAGCCTTATGGGTAATTCTGCAGTGTAAACAGCAAATGCGTAAACTGCACCTGACACCTACTTCCATAAGCAGGGATCAGTTTACCTCTGAGACCTAcatttcactgctgaaatgttcttATCCTATGACATCATTTATGGCCTTATGACCCTTTTTTGTACATTACTGGCTTGGGTTCCCAAAGTTATGGGCCCTGCTAATTAAAGGTGATATACTCATCTTTGCAGAACCCTAGATTAACCACAAAAAGAGTatcttaattattttaacacTTTTTAATCTTGTCTAGAGGCGAGGCCTTTTCATGCAGGTCAAACCAGGCCCTTATGGCCGGGGGGTTATTCAGTTTGGCCCTTATTTACTAACTTGAACTAGCTGTTCACAgcagagactgagactgagactgagactgagactgagactgagactgagactgagactgagactgagactgagactgagactgagactgagactgagactgagactgagactgagactgagactgagactgagactgagactgagactgagactggcTGGGAGCactgtgcaacaaaaaaaaaattggtgtaCCCTTATGATGTGCTTAAAGTGAAAAACTCAGCAAATGGCTTTTTAGACAAGCTACTGGTCACCCAGCAACTGAGCATATCTTAAGtgaatctgtaaaaaaaacaccatctgCACCATGGTTTCACAGCTTCTTTAACTGTCTGCCACAGCCCCACAGGAGTGATACCCATGAGAACAACACATTATGATTATTAGGGAGGTAGAGATGAGTCTCACCAAATACTGGTGTGTTCTGTAGTTTGTCCACGGGGAGACACGGTTGTGTTCCCGCCAGTAGCGAGAGGCTGTTGATTTCCCTCATCACTGCATCCATGGCCTCAGGGTTGGTCAGAAGGAACCCCAAAAACCAGAAGGCAGCAGGCCCTGCATTACACTGACAACAACACACAATTATGTCGCCTGTTGCAACCTTCCgaaacactgagacacactatCCACCGTTTTCTTGCCTGTCGTTGAATAAATCTAATTTccagcattattattatacatacaCTATACTGTATGTAGGTGCTTATGACCAAGATGTGACCTTAGGCTGTAGAAAAAGatggacaaagtcactgtgatgtcatccattGACTGTCCAAGGGCTTGGCGAAAAGTGTTTTGAAACCCGAgaagtgcagtttgtgtgtgctgccatgttgtacaaaatGGAGCCAGAGACGGAGTAGGGACATGAAGTCAGGTCATCCACTAAGCGCATGAGATACAATGGCTCGGTAGTGAAGCAAACTGTCCCTGACTCGTCCACAAAATAGTACAGTCTTGTCAAAATAACACAATAGTTTTACAAATTGGCACATATTGggactacattttcttgtgaaatataaaattgaCTTTATATTTTGACCGTATTGTTACCACGGACTTACATTGAAATGGGTGGCTGAAACACTTCTAttggagccaaccgcactggTGCTCATGAGCAAAGTTTCTCAATaagacaaggaagtgagctTTAAAAATGCAGCCAGGTTTTTTCCGCTTGGTCTTGACTAATACGAGACCAGTTTAGCACTAGTTTTAGGACTGGTTCCAATATCAGTATGGGTGATCACAGTGTCAAATAATGTTAAACAGCCCAGTATTTCGCAATGAACTAGCACAGTTCCCTTAGTCACTGAAGATGATGCATGTCTGAACCGTATGCCGACTGTCTATGTGAAGTGTCCTGGAGACAGTCAGCTGAGGAAGAATGAAAAGGATAATAAAGCAATGAAAACACTACGGATAAAGAGCAAAAAAGAACTGTTCTAAATCTCTCTCTTATAAGAACTACAAGGTATATATAAAATGCTTGGAGGTCTCTACCACTGACAGAAATGAAGACATTCCTTCACTTCCCCTTTGACTCTTTTTCACAAACACTTGTGCACAGCACCTCAGACTGATGGCCGTATTGTGTAATTGTTGACTTTCAGGTTTGTTCTCCATCAAGATAGTAGTATCAAGATAAGCATTGGACTtttttgggtgtgtgtctgtgctggctGCCTCTGTATCTTGACTTCaagtatttcattttagttCATGGCATTATTGGTACTCCAAAAACAAACCATTAATTtcgattttaaaaatttgtataTTAAAAATGGATGTCTGGACACTAGTCTGGGGGTGCACAGTTGCATATTAATGCAAACAAGgactttttaaatgcattgtattttttgaaatgacacaccttctctttttttctgtttaaagcaGGTTATGAGGGCCTGTTGTTACAAGCTGATAATTAAGCAGTTCTCTTGTGAGTTCACACATTTCTGAAGGTATGTGTTTCCCCACTGCCAAAAAACATATTGCACtctcattacattttttcatttttcattacattgcaGCTATATGATTTGCAGCAACATTATGAAGTCGCTTGgagactgtttgtgtgtgagtacatcACTGAAACAGAAGCCAATACTGCACTCTTGTGGCAGACACAGTAATTGTATAATGGTAATTCAAGTATATCagacaataaataataagaaaaggCATTGATGCAATACAGTACAACTGTGATTTTGTATTTACTGCAATTTGGTGTCTTTGTGTCATTGCACAGTATGTGATtgacgtgtgtgtgcatctgtgtaagtgtgtgtgtgtgtgtgtgtgtgtgttgctcatGAGTTCATGTGACCTTGTTCCCTACATCTCAAACTACTGTTACTCACAAATTTCTTAGAActtaaacaattcacatttacaagtcaaaacaaagcaCTTTTTTCACTCATCCTGAGTTGGTCCAATCAGTGTTTAAAGTCttgtttgcattaaatatatcttattttttaaattctccttTGGAATGTTGCAGCTGTTACTTCCTCCTCCAGCTATCTTATCTTAAGTACTGTCAAATTTATGTTTCTAAGAGATACTGTTGATGGGGTGAAGAAGGCAGGCAGCCAACCGTTGCCTCACTGAAAGGTGTGTTACACAGAAATACTATGACCCAGCATAGGGGATCATTTCACACAAAGCTTACACAGCAGAATATTATGATGTCATGGAAACAAAAGCCATCGGTGTCAGGtttcaccactcacacacagagctgggaCATGAAAATTCCAGAAACAAGAGGCCTATTCATTTATCCACCGAAAAAGGGCGGAGGGCATTCCAACCCTCAGCAGAGCCGGGAGGAGGCTCCGGGAGGGCCGACCTCCTCCATTTATGAAACACGCGCGTACTCCACCTGTCGGAGGCTGGCGCGACTCACCTGTGTGGTCCAGAGCTGCAGCAGCATCGCCCTGGCCTGCGTCTCCTcgtccgccccctcctcccgcaGGAACTGACGGTAGCTCTGCTGCCAGCAGCCAGACTTCGCCTTCCCTGCCAACAGCCGGAGCCACAGCTGCTCACGCAGTTCACCGACCGTCTGCTTTTCACCTGGAaaaggcagaggaggaggaggagaagatggGGGTCAGACAGGTATGATCTGAAGGGTCGGATACCACTCCTTTACACTGCTGGCTATTCCCCTGGATTGCGCTCCTTGCACAGCTGTGGCTGGTTGACCAGAGGAGATGCCGTTGGGCAATTAAGCAAGGAATGCCCTGCTTGCACCCTCCTCAGGCAACATTACAGAACATCCAGCTGTCACCTGAAGGAACACCTCACCGATGTTGGAATGGGGGGTACATCACTAGGCTTCAGTTGCACGCTCTGGAAGCTATAGGCCTATCTTTAGCTGCACACTTTTTCTAAGCTGGAAGGACAGACCAGCTCAGCCTTTACTCATGaatgaagtaaaatattttttattcatatatggATATTTTACAGTTGGAATATACTtattcattatgcattattataCCTGACTTAAGCGTTGACCGTACAATCTTTACCAGCAGGCTGTCAAATTTTCGGTATTCCTTATAGACTGCATTCAGCTCGTCACAGTTGTTGCCGTGTTCCTTGCCAAACAAGGTGAAATATCCAGccctgaagagagagagtgagaaagacaggAGGATGACATTGGGTTGAGCTTCCCATACACAAAGAATTTCCAAATTTCTATCATTAACTTCTATACAACTTAAAAACATCTTTTATGAACATATACATCTAAAACacaatgcatatacagtatatattataaACCAAAGGCTTTTATGACTGTGACTAATCCCATTGTTGCCAGGCAGATGCATGTATTACTGTGACAACATATGAGTCTTTccatatgtaaatattaaaaatattcactTATTTTGctacaataaaaaattaaatggaacaTTTTACCCTCAATCACATTTGCTAATTTCTTTGCCGGGTAAAACGgtgcacaaaataaatatgattttccaTTTGAGTATGtgtaacatacattttataactATTACATTGTATATGTTAGTTATAAACATACAAataagtgtttatttgttattattattattattattattgttttattattttattttgtgaaagttTATTTTCACGTGTATGCTCATTCTGTCAAAAACCAGTATGTGCTACACACAGTTTGATTCAGACTGTGTGCACTGACTTCCTGAAAACAGTCAGTTCACTAATTCTGAATTGGGAAAAATTGTTCAGAGATTGACAATCTCTGCAGCCCTTTGGCAGATGTGGCTTCTCTGGAAGGGTGCTGGAAGCCACTTCTGAGAAAGACCAACATTAAATCATGCCTGGAGTTTTTAGAATCCATGTGACAGACCCTGTGACCTTCTGGAAGAAGATTCTGTGGTCTGACAAGACTAAAATTGAGTTCAGTGGCCTGAAAAAAAGCCCTATTTTGGAGCTACTTTTCAGCAAGAGGGACTGGCAAGCCTGTTGACATCAGGGGAAAGATGGATAGAGCCAAACACAGGCATATCACTGAGGAGAACCGGCTGCTTCAGGGCGAAGCTTCATGCTCCAACAGGAACATGACCCAAAGCATACGGCGAAATTACAAAGGAATGGCTTCAAAGCCGAAAAGTCAGTGTCCTACAATGGTGGAGAtttgaatcccatagaaaatcgTTGGTATGACTTGAAAATTGTAGGAAGGAATTTTAATTCCAAAATCTAAACATGTAAAGTTCAAACAGACATATCTGAGAATAATAGCTGCCTAATAGCGGCCTTTAATGGCAGCCAGAGGCCTATGTGCAATAACTCTGGGgtgaatatatttgtaaatgagctggtaaagggggaaaaacaaatattacaatGCATAAAAATTATAAGTTCAAGTGGGacaaatactttctgaaggcactgtatattttttttataactgacCCTAACTGACATTATGAATAGTACATAAACTATATGATGAACTCactacaataaaatacatatttaaaatgagttatgTGATCAGCTGAGTAAGGCCATCATTGATACTGGCTGCACTGATAAAGAACAATGActgtgttttataaataacaggAAGAGCAGATGCTTCCTGTATCCTGACACATTAAATTTTTACCGTATCTGGCCCGAGATCTAAAGAACACTATAAAAACATCAATGGCAACTGCTGCCCAGATGACagaattaaacttttaaaagtgTAAACAGCACAAAGATGCTTTGTCCttagatttaaaaaagctaCAAAACCCAAAGGTACATCTGCTGCAGCTTTCAGTTGGTTGCACAGCCAGATATATTTAACTTGAATTCCAACTTCTGCTTTATTcaacaatttttgttttgcccACATTGTTTTACCCAATCTGTGTTTGCTGACAGTAAGATTTCTGAAGTATTTCCCCGGGGGCCTAGACTCAAGGGAGGTCATACTTGAAGAGCAGTCTATAACAGAAGCTGAAGAGGCCCTCCTTTTTCCAGTCCGTCGGGTTCTGGAGAATCTCAGGCGAGGAGAGCAGAGCACGGACGTTCTCTTGCATGATTTTGCCCAGGCGAGCCAGACCTTCTCCTTCAAAGTGTCTgagtggcacacacacacacacacacacacacacacacacagcagtgtcacCTTCTTGCGATTTTTACTGTCAAGCTGTATTGCGCAAAATTCCTCCTGACTCATTTGTCCCC from Anguilla rostrata isolate EN2019 chromosome 11, ASM1855537v3, whole genome shotgun sequence carries:
- the ptgis gene encoding prostacyclin synthase isoform X2, yielding MKEKHGDIFTVCVAGHYVTVLLDPSSYDAVLQDTVSLDFHRYAQVLTQKVFCLRLPSSCAAAQRAWMEQHFEGEGLARLGKIMQENVRALLSSPEILQNPTDWKKEGLFSFCYRLLFKAGYFTLFGKEHGNNCDELNAVYKEYRKFDSLLVKIVRSTLKSGEKQTVGELREQLWLRLLAGKAKSGCWQQSYRQFLREEGADEETQARAMLLQLWTTQCNAGPAAFWFLGFLLTNPEAMDAVMREINSLSLLAGTQPCLPVDKLQNTPVFDSALSEMLRLTAAVTINREVLQAKTLRLADGREYGLRRGDRVLVFPYLSPQMDPEIHREPEKFKYDRFLNADGTEKTDFFKNGRRLKYYTMPWGAGSNTCVGRHFAVSGIKEFIFMVVTCLDLELCDPDCSMPPVNPSRYGFGMLQPDGDLEILYRMKRHRNTTEGRT
- the ptgis gene encoding prostacyclin synthase isoform X1; the encoded protein is MIFMTFILISGLLVLYLIACTRSRSKNEPPLDKGRIPWLGHALEFGKDAAKFLTRMKEKHGDIFTVCVAGHYVTVLLDPSSYDAVLQDTVSLDFHRYAQVLTQKVFCLRLPSSCAAAQRAWMEQHFEGEGLARLGKIMQENVRALLSSPEILQNPTDWKKEGLFSFCYRLLFKAGYFTLFGKEHGNNCDELNAVYKEYRKFDSLLVKIVRSTLKSGEKQTVGELREQLWLRLLAGKAKSGCWQQSYRQFLREEGADEETQARAMLLQLWTTQCNAGPAAFWFLGFLLTNPEAMDAVMREINSLSLLAGTQPCLPVDKLQNTPVFDSALSEMLRLTAAVTINREVLQAKTLRLADGREYGLRRGDRVLVFPYLSPQMDPEIHREPEKFKYDRFLNADGTEKTDFFKNGRRLKYYTMPWGAGSNTCVGRHFAVSGIKEFIFMVVTCLDLELCDPDCSMPPVNPSRYGFGMLQPDGDLEILYRMKRHRNTTEGRT